The DNA region CCTCCGCTATTTCCTGTCTTCTGGCATGGTGGCTAGTGGATTCTTCACGGTCTTCTTTGGATTGGGATATTTCTACAACATCCACAACCTGACATACTACATCGTCATCCAGGTGAGTGTATTATGCAGGTTTAGTTGTGAAGGATGTCCTCTGTTCGTGATGTGGAGAATCTCGTCCATAATGACATAGTCTTCCGTTCCTGGTCCATCATGTGTACAGGTGTGTGCCGTTCACCTCTCAGTTGCGGTCATGTTCCTCTGATCGTGGGAATATGTTAGGTCTTTGCATCCTCCTCCAGTTTAGACGTGGATCCCATGTTGTCGATTTCCTACATGTCTTTGTTGACCTCCCACTTCCTTTACTCTCAGGTGTTGAACGGTTTGGTTCAGACCACAGGGTGGCCTAGTGTCGTCACCTGCATCGGGAACTGGTTTGGAAAAGGAAGGTAAGAAGCAAAATTAACTGTGAGGACCCGTTGCTTCTCTCTGTATTAGGTGAGGTCTCTGAATAGTGACATGACCAGTCTTTTCATCTATCTCCTCTCTCTATATTAGGAGAGGTCTCATCATGGGTGTGTGGAACTCGCACACGTCGGTGGGGAACATCTTTGGGTCTCTCATTGCTGGATTCTGGGTGTCCTCCTGTTGGGGGATGTCATTTGTGGTCCCCGGGGTGATAATTGCAGTCATGGGCCTCATCTGCTTCCTGTTCCTCATAGAACGTAAGTCACATGATTCTTACAATAATCGGGTTATAATGAGCGCTTCCTATAATGTCTTCTCTTCTTGCTGATTCTTATTACTTCCCATTATGTTTGTGTTCAGATCCCCGGGATGTTAAGTCGGACATTGCTCCACTGGTAATTATATCCTCAGATAGGTGTCAGGACTCCATACACTGCTCTCTCGCCTTGTGCCTTCTTTCACTGCATGGTCATTCTGTCCACTTGCATTACCTGTTGTTTGCTCCACGTTATGTCTTACCTGCTGCCTCTGCCGCCTTCTTGCTTACATGCTGCTCGCTTGGCCTTTTTCTTCACCTGCTGCTTACTTGGCCTTCTTGCTTACCTTCCGCTCATCATCTTGAATGTGATAACTGCTTTCTCCCCATAGTCTCCTCTAAACATGTCATGCAATGGACTCAAGATCCAGAATCAGATCCTAAAAGCTGAAGAGTCCTATCCAGAGAAGGTAAATGTCTGAAGGCTGATAATGTCTGGGATGTGAACTCCATTGTGAATATTGGGGTGAGGGTTAGAGGATACGTTGCTTGTGGTTGTTAATCTCTGGAGAGGTGACCACCATTGTGAATGTTGGGGAAAGGTTTGTTGGGGCTCTTCTGCTTTGGGATATCCAGATTATTCAGGCTTGTAACTATTGATATATTTGTATTTTAGAGCTGGGAGACGCAGAATATGCTGGGACCGACACCCGTGTACCCCACCCATCATGTGGTCATTCTGCAGAAGGATCCCAGTGCTGGGAAGAGCGGGACTTCTGCCATCAGCTTCTTTGGGGCTCTACAAATACCAGTAAGTGTGGAGGAGACATCACTTGTCCACCATGATCATATGTTCAGCCAAGTTTATAAGGAGGAGGCAGGAATATGGATCTAGAGAAAGATGAGAGCCGATAAGGACAGAGCTAAGCTTGCTGCTGTGTGATGTGCTGTCTCTGATTCTCTCCCGCAGGGGGTAGTAGAGTTTTCTATGTGTTTGCTATTTGCCAAGCTGGTCAGTTACACCTTCCTCTTCTGGTTGCCGCTTTACATGACCAGTGTCGGTGAGTGTCCCCTCCATGTTATGTCTGTCCTTACACCTGTTCTGACTATCTCCTTAACCTGCGTCTACCAGAAATCCACCATAGAACAGTCCATATATCTCCATCTCCCTCCACTATCAGCATAACATAAATACTATTAGGGTTTCCAATGCTGAACCTCGGCCCTGACCAGACTGCCTTCCATACTCGTTTCACATACTGTGTATTATCCCGGTGAGGAATCGCCCACTGATGCCTTCAAATTTTAATTTTATGGAAGAAAACTTATGTGGTAGGGTTGTACCATCTCAAAGAAACATTGCATAACTGTGTTATCCCTACATCCCATCCATGTCCGTCATCCATAAAAATTAATGTTCTACTTAACCTGTGTTCTCCATTTCATTGTGTCTTCTATCCACACATCTACTTGTCCTCTGTTCTCCATTCCTTTATGTCTATCACTACATCTCCTCCATCCGCACACATCTACTTGTCCTCTGTTCTCCATTCCTTTATGTCTATCACTACATCTCCTCCATCCGCACACATCTACTTGTCCTCTGTTCTCCATTCCTTTATGTCTATCACTACATCTCCTCCATCCGCACACATCTACTTGTCCTCTGTTCTCCATTCCTTTATGTCTATCACTACATCTCCTCCATCCGCACACATCTACTTGTCCTCTGTTCTCCATTCCTTTATGTCTATCACTACATCTCCTCCATCCGCACACATCTACTTGTCCTCTGTTCTCCATTCCTTTATGTCTATCACTACATCTCCTCCATCCGCACACATCTACTTGTCCTCTGTTCTCCATTCCTTTATGTCTATCACTACATCTCCTCCATCCGCACACATCTACTTGTCCTCTGTTCTCCATTCCTTTATGTCTATCACTACATCTCCTCCATCCGCACACATCTACTTGTCCGCTCCATTACTTAGCATCCTCTATCGCCACATCTCCATTTGCACACATATACTTGTTCTGTTCTCCATTCCTTCGTGACCTATTTCCACTAATCTCCCACTTCCGCACGCATCTACTTTTCCTCTGTTCTCCTTTTATCCATATCCTCtttcctcacatctcctccagtcgcacacatactgtatattcttGTCTTCTGTTTTCCATTCCTTCATGTCTTCCATCCCCACATCTCCTCCATCCTCACACATGCTTCTCCTTTGTTCTCAATTTCATCGTGTCCTGTATCCCCACATCTCCTCCATCCTCACACatacggtatatacagtacagaccaaaagtttggacacaccttctcatttaaagatttttctgtattttcatgactatgaaaattgtacattcacactgaaggcatcaaaactatgaattaacaaatgtggaattatatacttaacaaaaaagtgtgaaacaactgaaaatgtcttatattctaggttcttcaaagtagccaccttttgctttgatgactgttttgcacactcttggcattctcttgatgagcttcaagaggtagtcaccgggaatggttttctcttcacagatgtgccctgtcaggtttaataagtgggatttcttgccttataaatggggttgggaccatcagttgtgttgtgcagaaatctggtggatatacagctgatagtcctactgaacagactgttaggccggcgtcacactggtgtgttttacggacgtatgagaggcgcagaaaatacggattgcatacggtacaatgattctctatggccctgctcctatctgccgtattttggggatctgtattatacggtcttgtacggcagtagaaaatcgcagcatgctgtgtttgtcagcgtattgcgcaaaaaatccgccaatgaaagtctatgtgggCAAGAAAGTTACAatttacacacggaccatgtgtgtgacttgcgagaaatacgcagcggtgttctctagaaaagccagcaattcagtgcagtgtatagtaatatcacactgacaggatagaatagaacagaataggtagaataaatgtctacacatagaataggtgtatatataatatatatatatatatatatatatatatatatatatatatatatatatatatatatatatatatatatatatatatatatatatatatatatatatatatatattagatattgtgtgtgtatgtgtgtgtgtgtatatatatatatatatatatatatatatatacacacacacacacagtggggcaaaaaagtatttagtcattcagcaatagtgcaagttccaccacttaaaaagatgagaggcgtctgtaatttacatcataggtagacctcaactatgggagacaaactgagaaaaaaaaatccagaaaatcacattgtctgtttttttatcattttatttgcattttatggtggaaaataagtatttggtcagaaacaaaatttcatctcaatactttgtaatatatcctttgttggcaatgacagaggtcaaacgttttctgtaagtcttcacaaggttgccacacactgttgttggtctgttggcccattcctccatgcagatctcctctagagcagtgatgtttttggcttttcacttggcaacacggactttcaactccctccaaaggttttctatagggctgagatctggagactggctaggccactccaggaccttgaaatgcttcttacgaagccactccttcgttgccctggcggtgtgctttggattattgtcatgttgaaagacccagccacgtttcaacttcaatgcccttgctgatggaaggaggtttgcactcaaaatctcacgatacatggccccattcattctttcatgtacccggatcagtcgtcctggcccctttgcagagaaacagccccaaagcatgatgtttccgccaccatgctttacagtaggtatggtgtttgatggatgcaactcagtattctttttcctccaaacacgacaagttgtgtttctaccaaacagttccagtttggtttcatcagaccataggacattctcccaaaactcctctggatcatccaaatgctccctagcaaacttcagacgggcccggacatgtactggcttaagcagtgggacacgtctggcactgcaggatctgagtccatggtggcgtagtgtgttacttatggtaggccttgttacattggtcccagctctctgcagttcattcactaggtccccccgcgtggttctgggatttttgctcaccgttcttgtgatcattctgaccctacggggtgggattttgcgtggagccccagatcgagggagattatcagtggtcttgaatgttttcattttctaattattgctcccactgttgatttcttcactccaagctggttggctattgcagattcagtcttcccagcctggtgcagggctacaattttgtttctggtgtcctttgacagctctttggtcttcaccatagtggagtttggagtcagactgtttgagggtgtgcacaggtgtctttttatactgataacaagtttacacaggtgccattactacaggtaatgagtggaggaaagaggagactcttaaagaagaagttacaggtctgtgagagccagaaatcttgattgtttgtttttgaccaaatacttattttccaccataatatgcaaataaaatgataaaaaaacagacaatgtgattttctggatttttatttctcagtttgtctcccatagttgaggtctacctatgatgtaaattacagacgcctctcatctttttaagtggtggaacttgcactattgctgactgactaaatacttttttgccccactgtatatatatatatacactagctgtactacccggcttcgcccggggtaataactgctgttagcaaaatagaatgtgttaacaaaaatttattctgcacaaaaaaaacacaaaacaaatagatagaaatgtaattattaaaaggcaaaaactaagctaatagaagaattttacaacatatatttcaacaccagagatattccacagagatttaactaaattggccaagtaatgtgaagtaatcttctactacttattcgagagccttttgataaacgacattcttagtttttccttcaggtgcaaagacaaacagatttttaaaaataaacccttaaaaaattccatcagaccaaaaaattattttaaaattatgaTTTTATTTATATTCAATAGCAACAACAATAGTGATATCACCAAAATATATGGAAatctttatttgttaaaaaataattaaaacagaaTATAACACCAATATAAAAATTCATAAAATATTTATGTAGATAAATTTCTCTCCTCAAATAGAGGTTTTTCAcgtatttttaaatattaaaataatttgtaTAAACCCACGTGTGTGCAGGACAGGGCAAGTCCCAATCGATCAGCACATAAAATAAATATGCAGCATtgaatttataaaaataataataccacCTTAGTGTATGGTAACCAAATATACAATTTATAATAAGGTGCAATGGTGCaaacaatatacatacatatatatataaaaaaagcaaaccaccttggtgtatggtaaccaaatatacaatttataataaggtgcaatagtgcaaacaataaataaatatttggaacCTAATATATACCAAATTTAATCAATCAATAAGTGAACTTTATAAATTATTTATCTACATAAATATTTTATGAATTTTTATATTGGTGTTATAttctgttttaattattttttaacaaataaagatTTCCATATATTTTGGTGATATCACTATTGTTGTTGCTATTGAATATAAATAAAAtcataattttaaaataattttttggtctgatggaattttttaagggtttattCTTATGAGTTTTTTTCATTGACCATACAAAGGTGTTATTTTTGGTGTCTTtttctatataggttgttgtttacaaacagatttttggctgttccaactcttggaacaggccacataaagttgaccatgagaaaagcatggagattgtaaatctaagctagctgaagagcccggcgttgcctgggcatagtaaatatctgtggttagttatagcacctcacttctcttattttcccatcacgcctctcattttccccatcacatctttcattttcccccctcacatctctcattttctccctcacacctctcattttccccctcactcctcttattttccccctcactcctctcattcccccctaacacttgtcatttcgacctcacacctctcattttcacctcagtatatacatgtttgtcatctcccttatatatagtatacacctgtatgtcatctcctgtatatagtatatacctgtgtcatctcccctgtatatagtatatacctgctgtgtgtcatctcccctgtatatagtatatacctgtatgtcatctcctcctatatatagtatatacctgtatgtaatctcctcctgtatatagtatatacctgtgtgtcatctcacctatatatagtatatatctgtgtgtaatctcctcctgtatatagtatatacctgtatgtcatctcctcctatacatagcatatacctgtatgtcatctcctcctgtatatactatatacctgtaggtaatctgctcctgtatatagtatatacctgtgtgtcatctccttctgtatatagtatatacctgtatgtcatctcctgctgtatgtagtatgtacctgtatgtcatctcctcctctatatagtatatacctgtgtgtcatctctcctgtatatagtatatatctgtgtcatctcctcctgcatatagtatatacctgtgtcatctcccctgtaaatagtatatacctgtgtgtcatctcctcct from Ranitomeya variabilis isolate aRanVar5 chromosome 3, aRanVar5.hap1, whole genome shotgun sequence includes:
- the SLC37A1 gene encoding glucose-6-phosphate exchanger SLC37A1 isoform X3, with the translated sequence MPPAAAGPRLNYKQLLGALDYSFLCAYAVGMFLSGMIGERLPLRYFLSSGMVASGFFTVFFGLGYFYNIHNLTYYIVIQVLNGLVQTTGWPSVVTCIGNWFGKGRRGLIMGVWNSHTSVGNIFGSLIAGFWVSSCWGMSFVVPGVIIAVMGLICFLFLIEHPRDVKSDIAPLSPLNMSCNGLKIQNQILKAEESYPEKSWETQNMLGPTPVYPTHHVVILQKDPSAGKSGTSAISFFGALQIPGVVEFSMCLLFAKLVSYTFLFWLPLYMTSVGHMDARHAGDLSTLFDVGGIIGGILAGVVSDKSHKRATTCGLMLLCAAPTLYFFSAVSKTGPASTVLMLLVCGALVNGPYSLITTAVSADLGTHKSLKGNAHALSTVTAIIDGTGSVGAALGPLLAGLLSPYGWHNVFFMLMMSDAFALLFLLRLIKKELKCSRQPIVEQTEWKEH